From a single Piliocolobus tephrosceles isolate RC106 chromosome 21, ASM277652v3, whole genome shotgun sequence genomic region:
- the RPS15 gene encoding 40S ribosomal protein S15 isoform X2, whose product MAEVEQKKKRTFRKFTYRGVDLDQLLDMSYEQLMQLYSARQRRRLNRGLRRKQHSLLKRLRKAKKEAPPMEKPEVVKTHLRDMIILPEMVGSMVGVYNGKTFNQVEIKPEMIGHYLGEFSITYKPVKHGRPGIGATHSSRFIPLK is encoded by the exons ATG GCAGAGGTAGAGCAGAAGAAGAAGCGGACCTTCCGCAAGTTCACCTACCGCGGCGTGGACCTGGACCAGCTGCTGGACATGTCCTA CGAGCAGCTCATGCAACTGTACAGTGCGCGCCAGCGGCGGCGGCTGAACCGGGGCCTGCGGCGGAAGCAGCACTCACTGCTGAAGCGCCTGCGCAAGGCCAAGAAGGAGGCGCCGCCCATGGAGAAGCCAGAAGTGGTGAAGACGCATTTGCGGGACATGATCATCCTGCCAGAGATGGTGGGCAGCATGGTGGGCGTCTACAACGGCAAGACCTTCAACCAGGTGGAGATCAAG CCCGAGATGATTGGCCACTACCTGGGCGAGTTCTCCATCACCTACAAGCCCGTGAAGCACGGCCGGCCCGGCATTGGAGCCACCCACTCCTCCCGCTTCATCCCTCTCAAGTAG
- the RPS15 gene encoding 40S ribosomal protein S15 isoform X1, producing MLGRGADPAEVEQKKKRTFRKFTYRGVDLDQLLDMSYEQLMQLYSARQRRRLNRGLRRKQHSLLKRLRKAKKEAPPMEKPEVVKTHLRDMIILPEMVGSMVGVYNGKTFNQVEIKPEMIGHYLGEFSITYKPVKHGRPGIGATHSSRFIPLK from the exons ATGTTGGGGCGCGGGGCGGACCCG GCAGAGGTAGAGCAGAAGAAGAAGCGGACCTTCCGCAAGTTCACCTACCGCGGCGTGGACCTGGACCAGCTGCTGGACATGTCCTA CGAGCAGCTCATGCAACTGTACAGTGCGCGCCAGCGGCGGCGGCTGAACCGGGGCCTGCGGCGGAAGCAGCACTCACTGCTGAAGCGCCTGCGCAAGGCCAAGAAGGAGGCGCCGCCCATGGAGAAGCCAGAAGTGGTGAAGACGCATTTGCGGGACATGATCATCCTGCCAGAGATGGTGGGCAGCATGGTGGGCGTCTACAACGGCAAGACCTTCAACCAGGTGGAGATCAAG CCCGAGATGATTGGCCACTACCTGGGCGAGTTCTCCATCACCTACAAGCCCGTGAAGCACGGCCGGCCCGGCATTGGAGCCACCCACTCCTCCCGCTTCATCCCTCTCAAGTAG